TTATCCGGGCCGATTCTGAATCGAGGCGCGATCGCTTGGAATGATGCTGGTGAAGTTAAAATGGGTCGTCTGAGCTACCAGGGAGCCTTGGATATCGAAAATTCCTCAAGCTTACCAGTCCTTTTCTTCAACAGTGCTTATGTCCAAGCGGGAATCGCCCTTTACTCCTCTGAATGGGGAGGGGCTTACACTCCCCTGACTGATAATGAAACCATCGTCGTTGTCCAGAATAACCAGGTTATAAATCAGTTACCTGGAGGCATGGCTGGGAAAATATCATTTCCCATTCCGCCGGAAAACGGTTATTTGCTGACAATTCGAGGTAAAGAAACATCTCCAGTCGGGATCTTGAGTGTCGGCACCAGGGTGCGTATCAATGAGCTTTTTTCACAACCGGACTTTGTGCGCTATCCGCAAATTGTCGGCGCTGGGCCACTTCTGGTGCAAAATCGTCAAATTGTGCTAGATGCTAAAGCTGAGCAATTTAGCGATGCCTTTATCAAAGAAGCAGCTGTTAGAAGTGCGATCGCTACCACCGCATCTGGACAACTGATGATGGTTGCCATCCACAACCGCACAGGTGGAAAAGGCCCGACATTAGCAGAAACTGCTCAGATAATGCAACAAATGGGAGCTGTTGAGGCTCTTAATCTAGATGGTGGCAGCTCTACCAGCCTCTATCTAGGGGGACAACTTATTAATCGGCCTCCCACCACCGCCGCCCGCGTTCACAACGGTCTAGGGCTTTTCCTTCAACCGGGTTTGCGATCGCCTAGCAATTAAATTTTTAAAACTTTGCCAAATAAATTCTTTAGCAGAGCTTATATAAAGAGTTGATGTAGATTCGCTTAATCGGCAAATTTACTGGTGACAGGCTTTAAAGATCGTTGTTATGTTTAGCTAGGGTTGCCTAAATGTGTTAGTTCTACAATTTTTAAGAGGATTACCTCTGCATATTTATATGAGCCCTGCTAAACCTACAGCGGTTCTAAGGAGAAAAAACAATGGCTAAAGCGCAAGAAGTTTCCCAAATTACTACTTTACCTCTTCCCAACTCCATGACTATCAATGGAGTTGCTGCAACTGAATTGCGGCCTTGGGGTTCCTTCACTATTCTGGAAGAAGGACGGGGCTATAAAATCAAGCGAATTGAAGTCAAGCCCGGTCATCGGCTTAGCCTGCAAATGCACTACCACCGCAGCGAACACTGGATCGTCGTTTCAGGCACAGCTAAGGTTACTTGTGGCGATAACGAACTGATTCTGGGCAGTAATCAATCTACCTACGTTCCCCAATGTCACACTCATCGTCTAGAAAATCCGGGTGTGATTAACTTGGTGTTAATTGAGGTTCAGAATGGAGAATATTTGGGAGAAGATGACATTGTTCGTTTTCAAGATGACTACGCCCGCACTCAGCCCTCCACAAAGTAGGCTGGCGAATTTAACTGGGCAAATAGTTGACCCGATTGCCTAGTTTGGGTGTTTGTTTTAATACTCACATTGTCTTAATTCGGCAATTGACATCCTCCACGACCATAATCAAAAATTATGGTCGTTGATTGTGAGGAATCGCTTCTAAGGTTTCCTCCCTCAACAGGTGGCAACTAAATTCAGTGAGCTCAACCCGTTTTAGCTGACGAAAATAGCTATCAGGGGAAAAGGGGTGTATCGAGCAGGTTATGCTATCTGGGTACAGATTTTTCTAGCAAGAGCAAAAATTAGGCTTTAAAACCTTTAAGGCTGACAAGCCGATTAAGCGCCTGAAGGACTACCCTAGAAGAACTGCCAGAACACCGCATCAACTTCATGCTGGGAAAAACGCTCAGTGGTCGCTACCAAATTGTGAAACACTTGGGAGGCGGAGGGTTTGGTCAGACTTACCTTGCCGAAGATAAGCAACTACCGGGAAATCCGCTTTGTGTCGTCAAGCAACTCAAGCCCAAGGCTACCGATTCGGGAACCTTAGAAGTAGCACGACGATTATTTGATAGAGAAGCCCAAGTTCTATACAAACTGGGTAAACACGATCGGATTCCCCAACTTTTGGCTCATTTTGAGGAAGAACAAGAGTTTTATCTGGTTCAGGAATTCATCGAAGGGGATGAAGTTAAGCGAGAATTACCAATAGGTAAGCAGTTGCCTGAGACGGAGGTAGCTGCTCTTTTGCACGAAATTCTAAAAATATTAGAGTTTGTCCATCAGCAGGATGTCATCCACAGAGATATCAAGCCGTCCAATTTAATCAGGCGCAAGCAAGATGGCAAGATAGTTTTGATTGACTTTGGAGCTGTCAAACAAGTTAGCACTCAGGCGCTTGCCTCTGAGGGGGAAACAACTTTAACAATTGCTATTGGTTCGCCTGGTTACATGGCGAACGAACAACTCGGCGGCAAACCGCGATTTAGTAGCGATATCTATGCTGTGGGAATCCTGGGTATCCAAGCTGTCACAGGTTTACAGCCGTCACAACTGCCAGAAGATACCCAAACCTGTGAGATTGTATGGCGCGATAAGGCTCAAGTCAGCCAGCAGGTTGCAGACATTTTAGACACAATGGTGCGCTATGACTTTCGCCAACGCTACCAGACGGCGACAGAAGCTTTGGAGGCGCTTCAACAGCTCAACGAGCTACCAACACGGCACATCATCCCGGATGCGATCGCTACTGGGACGCTTCCAACCTCACCAACCAGACAGCAGTATACTTCCTTTGCTTCTCAGGGTACGTTGCCTGCTGAACCACCAGCGATCGCTACTGAAACCCTTCAAAGTTCCAAAGCACTAATCTCAACCTATCCACGAAAGCCGGAAACTGTTTTTTCTACTTTCCGAAACAAAACGCCTCTGCTGATTAAAATTGGCGCGGGTTTGGCTACGGCTCTCGCTCTAAGTATGGGAATTTACTTTTTTCAAAAACCCAATAGCTTAGAAGATACTGCACAAGAAGTTGCTT
The Funiculus sociatus GB2-C1 DNA segment above includes these coding regions:
- a CDS encoding serine/threonine-protein kinase, which produces MLGKTLSGRYQIVKHLGGGGFGQTYLAEDKQLPGNPLCVVKQLKPKATDSGTLEVARRLFDREAQVLYKLGKHDRIPQLLAHFEEEQEFYLVQEFIEGDEVKRELPIGKQLPETEVAALLHEILKILEFVHQQDVIHRDIKPSNLIRRKQDGKIVLIDFGAVKQVSTQALASEGETTLTIAIGSPGYMANEQLGGKPRFSSDIYAVGILGIQAVTGLQPSQLPEDTQTCEIVWRDKAQVSQQVADILDTMVRYDFRQRYQTATEALEALQQLNELPTRHIIPDAIATGTLPTSPTRQQYTSFASQGTLPAEPPAIATETLQSSKALISTYPRKPETVFSTFRNKTPLLIKIGAGLATALALSMGIYFFQKPNSLEDTAQEVALVNTLPGHAAGITSIALSPDGKILASGSLDQTIKIRNLRTKEIIYTLSGHTGYVYSVAISPDGQTLASGSADQTIKVWNLKTGKLLRTLSGHTGDVYSVAISRDGQTLVSGSKDKTIKVWNLKTGELVRTLIGTQLEEGVSDVAISPDGQMSASNIYDINVWNLTTGELRRTFGGHIEAVSAIAISRDSKILASGSPDGTAKLWNLDTGELLNTFPHASRLPNGSLSGGVYAVAISPNGRILVSGSGGNENTIKLWNVRTGELIRTLESHSKTIFALAISPDGQTIYSGSLDGTIKVWRSP
- a CDS encoding phosphomannose isomerase type II C-terminal cupin domain; amino-acid sequence: MAKAQEVSQITTLPLPNSMTINGVAATELRPWGSFTILEEGRGYKIKRIEVKPGHRLSLQMHYHRSEHWIVVSGTAKVTCGDNELILGSNQSTYVPQCHTHRLENPGVINLVLIEVQNGEYLGEDDIVRFQDDYARTQPSTK